GATTCATTATCATCATAGGAACTAATAAATTGTGATGAGTTACATGATTGAACTGGAAAATACATTGTAGGTCTTGAACtatattaatgaattaaaaattatctaTGTAGAAGATGCATAAGATACTTATTCTAAAGATAACTTATTTGATAATGAAAGGTACTAGAATTTTTTGAGATTGAGGTACTAGAATGTTTTGATATATCTAGACCTCCATTTGTGCCATATACATGTAGAGAAAAttgtcaaaattttaaactaaaagaatatttgatgatttaaagtTTTCTTAACTATTCATAAAATCAAGCTCTCTCactttttcttcacttttgaGAAACAGTAAGGGAGCTGAACGCATTAAATCTTGTGTTAGATATTTTTTAtctctctatttttcctttcattaaGTCattaattgtttgtttgttaCTCTAAACAAGTTATAAAGTTAAAtgacaaaaacaagaaaatattcaaccgaggaaaaaaacaaaggaaaaactCAATGTTGGGGCTCAAAATTGTATATGTATTTACTCCTAAATATCATAAATTGCTATAACATTAATGACATGCAATATTATACCAACATGAAATACACTAATATAACAACACTACTAAGTCCAAAAACCCCAGCATATATAGCTACTACTATAACTGTCGATTATTGTTTCTTCCATGCAGCAAACCGTGGTCGTAGTTGCCATTCATGTTTGATGACATCGGTGTAGCATCGTTGACATAATAAATCATCGGATATAAACCCGGGTTTCCATAATTAGTTGAATCGAACCCAGGGACGTTGGCAGAATCAATATTATTCCCTGCATCAAAGCTGCTGTTGCCAAAGGTGCCATTCATTATACCAAAGTTATCTAGACCCTGACCTCCAAATTCATTCCCAATACTGTGTATAGACTGATGAGGAGTGGGCCGTGGCATCAAGACATTAGGGTCCAGGATAGGGAATTGGGTGTTGCTTTGCAGAGCAAAATGATCATGTTCTTGAGGGGTTTGGAATATTTCAGTTCTAGGTTGTGGCTGTTGGGTTTGGAGGGGCATTTGGATGTTATTATAAGAGTACTGCTCCTCATATCGATTATTGGCCTCATTAGGATTATGGTTAAGAGTACTGCTCCTCATATGATCTTGAGGGGTGTTGCTTTGCAGAGCAAAATGATCATGTTCTTGAGGGGTTTGGAATATTTCAGTTCTAGGTTGTGGCTGTTGGGTTTGGAGGGGCATTTGGATGTTATTATAAGAGTACTGCTCCTCATATCGATTATTGGCCTCATTAGGATTATGGTTGAGGAGGTCACGTCTTGGAATCTTAGAGCTTGATGGGCCTGATTCATCAAGCCTAGACTCATGTCGTGATCTTTTGTAGATCCTTTCGTCTTTCCTATAGACTCTGCATAGAACACAGTCATCCAACTGcaaccaaaacaaacaaacaaacaagaaaCATTATGATATATATTAATCTGTAGAAGTGTCTTAacatacaatataaaataaatgaaaagaggACTTAACATATACCCTCATATCATTGACACCACTTATTCTTGGAGGCTCTGGATGTTTAGCAACTCTGAATTCATGCATGATCCAGTTGGTTTTGACTCCGTTTTGAACGCTTCCTCGGTAGAAGACTAAAACCTTCCGGTACCCTACCGTTCGATCCTCAAATTTGATCTCTTTATCAGCTCCGGTAGCCTTCCAGTATCCATCTCCTCCGACTGACCTCTTGGGACGTTGCCCATTCGGATATTTCCTATCCCTTGGAGTGAAATAGAACCATTCATCACTCCCGGATGGCTCGTATCTCGCTGAgtaaaaccaataaaaataaaaatcaattcatATATACCAATAATACTAAAGAGAAGTAAAAACCCTACTAAAACATCTTTGAAAACCATTTAAACTAAAATAGCCAAAAACAAACGACCGCCCATGTTAGATCTCATTCAATAATCATTCACAAGATCATTATAAGAAAAGGAGCAAGAGTACTAAAGAATATATAAAGAAGCAGTTGAACTTGAATGTAGAAACAAGCAACCTGCTAGTTCGTCAGGACCATAAGCATACAGATCGACTTCTATTATCTTGTTCGGTGGCAATGACTGATGGTCAAGCTTCTTCCTCAAGTAGAAAACTATTATCTCTGCATCTGTGGGATTAAATCTATATCCTGGTggtaaagaattaagatcaaaaAGCTCTCCACCTTCCCTATGATTATTCTGCACTTCTGCTGCTGTTCGTAGACTTGCATCCTCACCAAGTTCTGAAAGATTCATTTTCTTTGAGATTGAGAGTAAGCCTGAGATTGAATTTTCTCCTCTTTCAAGTCTCTTTTCCTGAGTTTTCTCTACTCTGTCGTCTCCTTTTGGAAATATATAATACGATTATGACTTGGGTCAAGGAGGAGTCTAATTTGAAACGTATAGCTGGTAAGTTATagaattttcctttgttttggtTACTTTTATGATTGGTTGGAATTTAGTTAATCAGATATGATGTgtatcttgttatttattttattttttaaaaattttaaattttaaattctaatgaAATTTTGTGCttatcctatatatatatatatatattttttcattttacaaTTGGACGAGAAACATTACCTTTATCCAAAAGAACTTTAAACTGCTTCTTATGCTAATAActacccaaaaaaaatatttgtaacaaaACTAGATAAAGTAACGAATTATGAGGATAATGCTTACTTGTGAGAAAacggctttttttttttcccttaaaatcaaataatcattgttttaagaaatattttattaaaaaagattgaaatgatagccatatttgaaaaataattttttgtattaaatattatataataataataataataataatgtaatttttaaattttaaattgttagaAAACTGTTGGGTGATTTTTGCGCTTGTGAATTTGTAAATCACCAAAATATATATACGATATGATTTCCAATGCAATGAAAAATGATGTCCTTGGATATACATATCTTAGGAGCATGATATTCTAAGATAACATATGCAATATGATATgttatgttatattatgtttatatttaatttaggaaataaaaaaatggaataaatattattttcaatgtttaaaataaaaactacatcatatttaaatattttctatttttaaaaattgaaatttctcttatattgaacaatatttatgattaaaatatttaaactttatgaataaaaaaaattatattatactattcaatatataaaaataatttatatattatatattaatattagttttttttttttagtttttcttttttaactataaatttaatttatatataaaaatttaaaatttgatagaaaaaaataaatttatgaaacataaaatatacatatctcatatcttattatgtgattaacatatcaaagaaggataaaaacaatttaaaataggataggataagtgataagttaatataaaataagataagtgATGAGATAACTTATCATATATCATCACCAACTAAATATGAAATAGGATATAATATTCTCTCTTATCTTATCCACCAACCAAttactacatatatatatatatatatatatatatatatatatatatatataaaacacaaAACACAAAATCCACCACAagcaaaaatatgaaaaaggaTATAATATTCTCTCTTATCCTATCCACCAATGACCATCACAATTAGAACAGTAGATATCCGCCATAACCTGCTAGCTGAAGCTTGATTAATTGCCTTTCTTCCTTCAAGTTTCACATTCAAGCCACTAGGTGGTCTGAAAGTGGAATCAGAAACTCTAAGTGAAAGAGACTATCAGTTTCTTGAAGACTTCTCTCAAACAACGCTCCTTAGTTGAAATCAGTGAGAGAAATTAACAAAGAAAGAAGGATAACTGATTGATGAAGAACAAGTCCAACAACAAAGCATTGAATATCAAAGAACCTACTACTTCCAACACCTTCTTCAAAGCTCTATGAACCCAACTTCAATTCTCGAAAGCAAGAAAGAAAGTGACAACGagggaaaatgagagaaagcAAGAGAATGTGAGTGAGGGAGAGTTGGTTGTTTTTCTTGGAGAAACAATTGTGAATGCGATAGTTATACTGCAGATTGAAGAGGTTACCTACTTAGCTATTATTAACATATTCTTGTTCTATTTTCACGCCATCAATCagttatgtaattttttttattaattttaataaaaaacattggtGTTTTATAtacattcaaaattcatttggaCCTTTCATATAGTGAATTCTTAAATAAagttagatatttttaataataataataatgtaatttctagtttttaaattgttaaaaaaatttctagtcttgaaatatttttcaacaagTAAAAATTTGCAGCAACTTAAAATCTCAAATCTTTATTTCTCCGATATTATTTTCATGTAAAACATTGATCagaattataattattatttgataagtCATTTCTAATTTATGTTTGTAACTAATAAATACCATTAACACAATcataatagaaaagaaaatttcaaagtgtataatttaattgacatattattgtttttagtGAAGTGAACTTGTTTAGATTTGTTACCTAATAGCATTAAGGGTTAGTTTGGTACTAATGCAGGTTTCTAGAAGAATCACTAGTTATTATATTAAAAGACAactaaattataatataaagaatTGGGTATTAGAGAAACAATCTTTTCAAAAAGTATTGtgcaaattttcatttttatttttataaaatatatatagaaatactATCAATTCATTCTtctctatgttttgaaaatataaatatgttgaGTCATGGTGATCAGTTGAAAAATTCTCAATGCCAGACAAGCAAGAATATTAATAGGGGGTAACTAATAAAGTCATGTTAATCATATAATCTTAAGGATTCTAGGCATTTCCTCATTTGATATACACCTTAGTAATAATCTTATCAAGGCAACATTTGAAGACATGGATCATCCCAtagaaatttctaatatttgaaaagctGAGACTTTGCCTAGTATTACTAAATAGTTCACAATGTGTGTTGATTAGGGTATGGATTACATGGGCAACTAGTAATTGCTCTTCCAAAAAGTTatcatttatgaaaattaaCTCTTCTTTCTCCTCAAATAATAACCTTGAGAGGTGATCAACCACcacattataaatttttttatgcttaTTGATCAAATGaatcttttataataaaaagatcTACTTGATCAAATTATTATGCTTGGCTGCTTTTTTAGCAAGAAAATACTTCGAGTCTGAATGGTAGATAATAAACACCATAGTTGGTGAACCTATATGGTAGGAATTAAACTTATACAAAGTGAACAACATTGCTAAAAGCTTTTTTCCATTATGGGATAGTTCATTTGGGTGCTATCTTGAGATTTATTAGAATAGAAGATCGCATGGAGCTTCTTGTCCATTCTTTGCCCAAGGTTCATATGGCTTAATTGCTAGCATCACACATCAACTCTAAGGGAAACACTAGTATGATGGCTATATGATAAGTGTGGTGATAAGCAAAGGCTTAAGCCTCTCAAATACCTCTTGGAATTCATTGATCCATTTAATATATAGGTTCATCTTTAGTCAATAATGAACACAATGATCTAACTATACTAATAAATCTTTTAATAAACCTCTTATAAACCTTACATATCCTTGAAAAGATCTTATCTCTCTCACCGTCTTGAAAGCAGGAAGATTGGCAATTACCTCTATCTTAGACTTATCAATTTCAATGCCCTTAGCTAACACAAAGTGGATTGAAACTATGCTCGAAGTGACCatgaaattgtaaaaataaaacctCGAAAAACATGATATTATGTAATAATAACACTGTAAAAAAACTGGACATTCCCAATTTAGATGCTACACTAGGTTCCTAGAAAGGTTTGAAACTCAAATGAATAGACTTATTAATGCCTTcaattcccttaaaaataacatcttgAATAATGGGAAAAGGAATAAAACTAATCAGAAGCCTAGTCAACCTAGTTCATCTAAGTCACCACCTAGGACTAAACAAGTTTGGTTCAGAAAGGATAAGTCTAAACATTAAGTTCTTAAAGCTAAATCTTCTAGTGAGTGGCACCTTGATAGTGGCTGCTTTAGACACATGACAGGAGACAAATCCTCATTtacttttcttgaaaattataatGGTGGGATTGTTACTTTTAGAGATGGAAGCCTAACTCGTGTAAAAGGCAAGGATAGTATAGTTATCCTTGGTTGTTCCATATTAAATGAGGTTTTATATGTGGAAGGACTCAAGACAAACCTCCTAAGAATTAGTCACATGTGTGACAAAAACCATAGGGTGAATTTTCATTAAGACTTATGTGAGGTAGTcaataaagaaggaaaattttTCATCACGAGATATAGGACAATTGATAACTGTTATGCTATAAATCCTAACTCTAGAACATCTTTTGTGTGTAATAGAGCAAAACTAAATCTTACTAAGCTCTGACATAGAAGACTAGGTCACATAAACTATAAGGACCTTGTGAACTTAGTGAATACTGAAAAAGTTAGAGGTATTCCTATAGTGGCGAACCCAAACCTTTTGTGGCGAGTGCatgaaagtgaaagaaactaaGAGTTCAACAAAAAGGTTGAGTAAATATGGACCACTAGACCTTTAGATCTTCTTCATATGGATCTTATGGGTCCAATGCAAACTAAAATTAGAGGTGGGAAAAGATATGTCCATGTGGTTGTGGATGATTTTTCAAGATACTCTTTTGTGAGTTTTCTTAGGAAGAAATCAGAGGTCATGAATCCCTTAAATCCTTTATTCAATAGAATACAAGTGGAAATAGGTCATCCAATTGTAAGGATTAGGAGTGATAGGGGGAGAGAGTTTGATAATGTAGATGTTGACCTCTTTTGTGAGTCAAATGAAATTAAACATTAGTTTTTAGCTCTTAGAACTCCTCAGCAGAACGAAGTAATTGAAAGAAAGAATAGAGTTCTACAAGAAATGGTTAGGGTGATTATTCACATGCATAATACCCTTATGCAATTTTGGGCAAAAACTATTAATACAACATGTTATAATGCCAATAGGATTTTTCTTAGGCCTAGAACGAAGAAGACATCTTATGAATTATGGATTAGGAGAAAAACTAATCTTAAATATCTTAGGACTTTCGACAATGAATGCTAAATACATAGGAATGGGGAGaaccttggaaaatttgatgctaAATCTGATGTAGGTATCTTCCTAGGCTATTCTACTATGAGTAAAGCTTATAgattttataatcaaaattcacaGATTATCTAGGAATCTTCTAATGTGGTTATAAATGATACTGGGTATGATTAGGATATAATTGAGATTCGAAAGGAATCAATAGGGGATAACACTAAATACTTGGAAGTCacaaaagaaaaccctaatGATATTGATCCTTAAAAGAAGCATTGACCCTAACAATGATGAATTTGTACCTCTAGATGACACATTTGAAGAAACAAGAAGTAAGCATAGATCTAGAATACCTAAGAACCACCCATCTCAAATGTTATTTTAATGAATGAGTAGTTAATATGAGACAATCAAGATTAAATGAGATGGGTCTTGTATTCCAACCTCCTAATTGGAGCCAAAGAATGTGGAGGAAGATTTAGGAGATGAATCTTGGACTACAGCACTCCgggaagagttaaatcaattcatTAGGAATGATATGTGGTACTTAGTCTCTAGACCTAAAGATGAACATGTCATAGGTACAAAATGGATTTTCAAGAACAAACAAGATGGAAATAGGCTCATTGTGAGAAACAAAGCAAGATTGGTTGCCTAAGTATATTCATAGATAGAGGGGATTATGAAGAGACATTTGTACCCGTAGTCTAATTAGAATCAATTAGGATACTTTTGGCAATAGCATGCTCCTTGAGGATAAAGCTTTACCAAATGGATCTTAAGAGTGCTTTTCTAAATGGTATTCTAAGTGAAGAGGTTAATATTGAGCAACCTAAGGGATTCGAGGATTCAAAATTCCCCAATCATACctatatgcattaaaaaaaaaaggcctttTACAAGTTAAAGTAAGCTCCTAAAGCTTGGTACGAGAGGCTCACAACCTATCTTTTAgagaaaaagtttgaaagaaaaagagttGATAGAACTTTGTTTATAAATAGGTCCAAAGATGAGTTGTTAGAAGCTcaaatttatgttgatgatttaGTTTTTGGAGCTATATTTAGTAACCTTGCTCTTAGTTTTGCCAAAGAGATGAAGACTGAATTCGAGATGAGCATGGTAAGTGAACTAACCTTCTTTCTAGGATTACAGATTAGGTAACTAAAAGATGGAATCTCTCCTTCTGAATCCAAATATGGTAAGGAGTTAGTAAAAAAATTCAGTCTAGAATCCTCTAAACACTCTAGGACACCTATGAGCATTACCACCAAGCTTAGGAAGGATACATCTAGAAAAGATGTTGAGCAAAAGTTTTATAGAAGTATGATAGGAAGCTTACTTCGCCTCACAGTGAGTCATCCTAACATATCTTCGAGTGTTGGAGCTTGTGACAAGTACTAAGCAAACCCCAAAAAGTCACACTTAACTATTGTTAAAAGAATAATTCGATATATAAATAGGACTCTTGATTATGGTTTGTGATATCCTTATGATTCTTCTTTTGTGATTGTTGGATATTTCAATGCTAATTAGGTCGAAAATATCGAGGATAGAAAAAGCACATCTGGTGCTTGTTTTTTATTGGTGATTGTCTTGTGGCTtaacttagtaagaaacaaACTCCATATCCTTACCTATTGTCAAAGTTGAGTATATTTTTGCTAGAAGTTGTTGTATGCAACTCCTATGGATGAAGCAAATGCTTAAAGACTTTGGAATTGAGCAAGGGACCATGAACATCTGCTATGACGACTCTAATGCTATAAATACCTCAAAGAATCATGTTTTTCATTCCCATACTAAACATATTGAAATCTGTCATCATTTCATTAGGgatattattaaagaaaatgttgTTTCTTTAGAGTTTGTCCCCACTGAAGATCAATTGGCAGATATTCTTACCAAAACCCTTGGATTTTCTTAGGTTTGAGTACCTTAGGAAATCCCTGGGTATATGCCTAATTAATTGATCATCTTAGAAATAGGATTCAAAGGTTTTGAGTTAAgtgtttatattttattttatttttttgtttcctttagCCTTATTTTACTTCGGGCAtgtgatttttgtttatttacttgataTACTAGCATGATTCGTAATACCTCGAGTTTGTGATATGGAGAAATATACTATATCTACAAGATTTATGTGAATGAAATCATAGATATTTGTTAATCACTATTGATGTATTTGATTCCtaataattaaatatctttATGTATGGGAAATTCAATATTATTTACATCTTGTACTTGATCAAGTGGGAGACTTCTTAAGTTCAACGCATAAAGTAGACCTTCATTAATTTGGAAAGATTTGTTGTCATGCTCAAATCTTATTATCCATATATATTGTTTGACTATGATCATTATATTTGTTTCTCGAAGTGAGTTAATGCAAAACATTAAATCTTTGGTTAAGCATAACTCTCATACTCTTTCCAAGATTCATGCTCTCAACTATAGGCTACTCACTTGCAACATTTGGAAATACCCCCAAATTGGATACAAAGGCAACtatgaatgaaaagaaaatgaaaaatcaatattGATCATGTTGTACAATGCCTCcactttcaaacaaaaaaaaaaaaaatgaaattatgatatCAAAATAAAGGGGAGTCAAATTGTGTTGTATGTATATCAATGAGGTCGTGTTAAACAGAAATCTAACAATCTTAGTTCAAATTGATTGGATGTGTTCTTTGATTTTACCAAATTCATGACTGGATCTCTTCTAAGTgatcaatttcaaaatatagaaCTAGACAATAATTCGTATTCCCTTCAAAATCAATACTTATGTTTTTGTGTTGACTCTCTTGTACGTTGATGGTTATGTATTGGGCTTTCGAAATTGAGATTATGATTAACACTAACCTTTGATCTTGAAACCTCATTCTTGATGTATTGATGCATATTATCTTAATTAACTTACTTATGTTATTACCGATCAATCTAATGTTGAGAGCTTTTGGACATATTTATCTACTCATGTGAacttatctttaattttttattttttttggtgtgAATCCTTGATTCTAAACTTTTTGGTTTAGTTTTCTATCCTTTCTAAGTATTGAAATTAGGTTCAAACCGCTCAAGCACTGCATCCAATACTCAAGCACCTCTTCCAATGATACTACTACTTAAGCGCTCTTAGTTGCATCTAGCAGTGCATCCATCAAGCATCCCGCTCAAGCACTAATCTACATTTAACTCTACATCTGACTATAAATTCCCATCCCGCGTGCCTTTTGGTTTCCAAATGTTTTCTTATTCCTCTTAGGCTCTCTAGGACtccatttatttgattttttttttttaggtcaaatttctttgttttttgagttTTGGACTTCACAGTATTGTTCTCCATTTCATTTAGAGCATTTCTAGTGGTTTAGTTTTTCTCTGAATTTTTCTCGATTTTTGTATCCTTTGGTATTCTCTTAGATATGGTTAAGGTGACCCCATCTAGGACATCTGAGTTGCTTAAGGGCTTTTCACTTCAAGTTCCTTTCAACCTTGTGGCTTTGTAAATGAAATGTATACTCTCTTAAGAGTCCCTAAAtcaatattattcatttttccaTTGTCGATACATTGAGTTTGTACGATCCATTTCCCCTCTGACCTTAAAACCTCATAGAATCATATTCTACTGAGATGGTGTCAAGGAAAGTCAACTTAGTCAATTTTCGTTGCATGAGATGGATTTTATAAGAAAGACTCGTGCATCATTGGAGGATGAGTTTTACTAGCTCTTCTTGTGCATATAATTCAGCACAACCCTATCCAGAGTTTTGATATACGTGTCTTCATGTGTAGAGGATTTCTCTTGATCATAGAATGGTTTCACACTTCAAGCTTTGCCCTTCGGCCTCCTGATGGTTAGttgtttattttatctttatgctttttgattatttggattctcatttcatgcatattttatgtgtttatatacacatatatatataaataaaaaatatgcatTAGGAGGCCGAGGGGCAAAGCTCAAAGTGCATGATGAAAATATgcgaatgaaaatgaaaaatcaatattGGTCATTCAAGGATTCGGTCTTTGAATCTTGGGTTGAAAACCTTAATCCCTTTGGAGTGGCTAAAGGATCTACTAGGGAACAACAAGAAGTTGTTGCGTCGAGGACGGGAATCAAGTTGTAGGTGCtaaagagtaagtctttagggtaaagcggccaagtaa
This DNA window, taken from Vitis vinifera cultivar Pinot Noir 40024 chromosome 2, ASM3070453v1, encodes the following:
- the LOC104877457 gene encoding NAC transcription factor 29-like; this translates as MNLSELGEDASLRTAAEVQNNHREGGELFDLNSLPPGYRFNPTDAEIIVFYLRKKLDHQSLPPNKIIEVDLYAYGPDELAARYEPSGSDEWFYFTPRDRKYPNGQRPKRSVGGDGYWKATGADKEIKFEDRTVGYRKVLVFYRGSVQNGVKTNWIMHEFRVAKHPEPPRISGVNDMRLDDCVLCRVYRKDERIYKRSRHESRLDESGPSSSKIPRRDLLNHNPNEANNRYEEQYSYNNIQMPLQTQQPQPRTEIFQTPQEHDHFALQSNTPQDHMRSSTLNHNPNEANNRYEEQYSYNNIQMPLQTQQPQPRTEIFQTPQEHDHFALQSNTQFPILDPNVLMPRPTPHQSIHSIGNEFGGQGLDNFGIMNGTFGNSSFDAGNNIDSANVPGFDSTNYGNPGLYPMIYYVNDATPMSSNMNGNYDHGLLHGRNNNRQL